A DNA window from Candidatus Sulfidibacterium hydrothermale contains the following coding sequences:
- a CDS encoding fibrobacter succinogenes major paralogous domain-containing protein, with product MGCIIINTRGKSTAIFNESLTYGTVKDIDGNIYKTIKIGNQIWMAENLRVTHYNNGDLLTRGLIRMNPTSLIDEGAYGSYNDTNDKDSIATFGLLYNWAAISDSRGIAPKGWHIPSQDEWKTLLSTLGGGINAELKLIESGSTHWYYLNLGNNSSGLLHYPLVNGIQANFMGLVTGQLGGQQQK from the coding sequence TTGGGGTGTATTATAATAAACACCCGAGGAAAGTCAACTGCTATTTTTAATGAATCTTTAACTTATGGAACAGTTAAAGATATAGACGGCAATATATATAAAACCATTAAAATTGGAAATCAAATTTGGATGGCTGAAAATCTGAGAGTTACTCATTACAACAACGGAGATTTACTAACTCGCGGATTAATCAGGATGAATCCAACTTCATTGATTGATGAGGGAGCTTATGGTAGTTACAATGATACAAACGATAAAGATAGTATTGCAACATTTGGACTTTTATATAATTGGGCTGCAATTTCTGATAGTCGAGGTATTGCTCCAAAAGGTTGGCATATTCCTTCACAAGATGAGTGGAAAACATTACTATCAACATTAGGCGGAGGCATTAACGCAGAATTAAAATTGATTGAATCAGGAAGTACACATTGGTATTATTTAAACCTTGGAAATAATAGTAGTGGTTTACTGCATTACCCGCTGGTCAATGGAATTCAGGCGAATTTT